The following coding sequences are from one Nicotiana tomentosiformis chromosome 3, ASM39032v3, whole genome shotgun sequence window:
- the LOC104109553 gene encoding uncharacterized protein, with protein sequence MKAFINKSDEKLETQGTAIREQGTTIRNLERQIGQLATLLSERASGTLSAVTEKNPKETIKFVSPRSWKTLAEPKAKPRDEKEINSTKIAEEQKIGGSLPNENVSNKDVDKQKVNNAVEESKHMPLFPFPQKKKLEKLDKCLWKFLEMLKQLYVNIPFTEVLTQMPAYAKFLKEILSSERNPEEAKVVKLNAHCSAILQNKIPKKCGGPGSFTIPYSLGSKNFDKALCDSGASINLMPLSVFKKLEGELGVIKYMSVSLQLADQTMIIPEGIIEDILVRVDKFIFLVDFIVVDMEVNKEIPLILGRPFLCIGRTFLDIYEEQLMLRVGNEKVVGGGELAEQHKLDKLVGDSLERCISQSSTTEDEDPEIKKEVEALEDENQVVDEEEFEKEKSKMKLELKVLPTHLKYAFLETNNFPVIVAVDLTGEQEHMLIELLREHKKAIGWSIDDIQGINPTIYMHKILLEEGSKPMVQPKRKLNKNLEEVVQKDILKLLDVGITLSISDSQWISPVQVVLKKWGMTVVQDEDNELIPTRKVTKWRMCTDYRRLNDATRKDHFPLPYIDQIYSCG encoded by the exons AGACTCAAGGTACCGCTATCAGGGAGCAAGGCACAACCATTCGAAATCTGGAAAGACAAATAGGGCAGCTTGCAACATTGTTGTCAGAAAGGGCGTCGGGGACTTTGTCGGCAGTCACTGAAAAGAATCCAAAAGAGACAATCAAATTTGTGTCTCCCAGGAGTTGGAAAACATTAGCAGAGCCAAAGGCAAAACCAAGGGATGAGAAGGAGATCAACTCAACCAAGATAGCTGAAGAACAGAAAATCGGTGGATCTTTGCCCAATGAGAATGTTAGCAACAAGGATGTTGATAAGCAAAAGGTGAACAACGCAGTTGAGGAAAGCAAGCACATGCCATTGTTTCCTTTTCCTCAAAAGAAGAAGCTGGAGAAATTAGACAAATGCTTATGGAAATTCCTGGAGATGCTAAAACAATTGTATGTGAATATCCCGTTCACGGAGGTGCTTACACAGATGCCAGCCTATGCAAAATTCCTGAAGGAAATCCTTTCAAGCGAAAGGAATCCTGAGGAAGCGAAAGTGGTCAAACTCAACGCCCATTGCAGTGCCATTCTACAGAACAAAATTCCTAAAAAGTGTGGGGGTCCTGGAAGTTTCACTATACCCTACTCATTGGGTAGCAAAAATTTTGACAAAGCCTTGTGCGATTCAGGTGCATCCATTAACTTGATGCCATTATCGGTGTTCAAGAAATTGGAAGGAGAGCTAGGAGTAATCAAATATATGTCGGTATCCTTGCAGCTAGCGGATCAGACCATGATCATACCTGAGGGCATAATTGAGGACATTCTAGTAAGGGTAGACAAATTTATTTTCCTAGTAGACTTCATTGTGGTAGATATGGAAGTGAATAAGGAGATACCTCTAATCTTGGGGAGACCATTCCTTTGTATTGGCCGAACTTTTCTTGATATATATGAGGAGCAACTCATGCTACGAGTGGGAAACGAAAAAGTGGT AGGCGGTGGAGAGTTAGCTGAACAACACAAACTGGATAAGCTGGTAGGTGACTCACTAGAGAGATGTATTAGTCAATCAAGCACAACAGAGGATGAAGATCCTGAAATCAAGAAGGAAGTTGAGGCGCTAGAAGATGAGAACCAGGTGGTAGATGAAGAAGAATTCGAGAAAGAAAAGAGCAAAATGAAGCTGGAATTGAAAGTACTCCCGACACATTTGAAATATGCTTTTTTGGAGACTAACAATTTTCCCGTGATTGTTGCTGTTGATTTGACAGGTGAACAGGAACACATGCTTATAGAGTTACTGCGAGAGCATAAAAAGGCAATCGGTTGGAGTATAGACGATATTCAGGGGATCAACCCTACAATATACATGCACAAGATCCTGTTAGAAGAAGGGAGTAAACCAATGGTGCAGCCCAAGCGCAAATTGAACAAAAATCTTGAGGAGGTGGTTCAAAAAGATATACTGAAATTGCTGGATGTTGGCATAACACTTTCCATCTCTGACAGTCAATGGATTAGCCCCGTACAGGTTGTGCTGAAAAAATGGGGCATGACGGTGGTACAAGATGAGGACAACGAGCTAATTCCTACCAGAAAAGTCACTAAGTGGAGGATGTGCACAGACTACCGGAGATTAAATGATgcaacaaggaaggatcacttcccTCTTCCTTACATTGATCAGATCTATTCATGTGGATAA